ggtaaaacataaaactaaaGATTTAACTAatgtacatgcatttaatttatACAATGTACATGCATATGCCACCCATATATTAATCCATGGTTCGATTCTGTGCAGGATCCAGGATCCGTTACCTGCCGTAGCCGTAGTTCAGAGTTCTCCAATCGAGAGCCAATGGTGGACGACCGAGTCAGGAATATCATCAAGGAAGttggtttggagggactccTTTGGGTCCCGAGTAGAGAGATTGGCCATGGTTTGATAACTGCCTTAGTGGAGCGATGGCGGCCCGAGACTCACACCTTCCACATGCCACATGGTGAGATCACCATCACATTACAGGATGTGGAGGTTCTTCTCGGGCTTCCTGTTGATGGTGACgctatacatatataaatatatatgtatatatatatatataaatatatatataaatatatgtatataaataaatatatatatatgtatataaatatatatgtatataaatataaatatatatatatatatatgtatataaatatataaatatatatatgtacacaaatatatatgtacatatatatagatatatataaatatatatgtatgtaaatatatatatgtatataaatatataaatatatatatgtacataaatatatatgtacatatatatgtatgtatgtatgtatgtatgtatgtgagagtgaggaGACCCTTACCTGACATGAGGATGTGCAAATATGCTACTAGGATTGTGTGAGAGTGAAGAGAGGAGCAATGTCTgtgtgagagttgagagaggagCAATATTTGCTGAATGTGTATGAGATGGTTTTGCTGAATGTGTGAGAGAGAAGCAATGTTTGCTTTTCTGTacagttcttttttttaagattccTGATGCTTTCATTTTCTGAAGATTCACGAGATTGCTTATTCAGACATGCTTTCTCTGCCCAAAGCATGACTTAGACCATGCTTTCTCTGCCCAAAGATTCACGAGCTACTGACTGACTTAGACAAGCTTTCTCTGCCCAAAGATTCACGAAATATGCCTTCAGCCAAGACATGGAAGTGACAGATGGGACTTAGGCATGGGAAGACCCCActcaaaaatcgagtttctgaGACTCGGTTTCCATTTAGTAAACCGAGTCTCAAAAACTCGAGATCAAAGTGGCGTCCTACGTGGACTTCaccataaaaatcgagtctctaatgCTCggtataaaactcgagtcttagagactcgatttccaggtggaggCCACGTGGCAAAGAGGCCACATCAACCTATGAAAACCGAGCCTCAAAGAGTCGATTTTTacgcccaaaatcgagtctctaagactcgagatgttagtatgtTATATAGTTTCAGAACCGGCcctgctaactatatagttggGAACTGAGggttattttactattttctctgAATATGTTTGGGATTCATGATTTAGATTAGAAGATGGTTTAATGATTCtcgggaaaaagaaaaaaaaaaaaagcttacatGATTTAATTAGCttttaattggaaaattttcctcccaatcaattttgtgtaaatataaGCTTTTATTGGAGTAAACACATTCCATCAAGTATAAGTGTAATTGGTCAGAGCTAGCATGAGCCAAATGGAGAAGACAGAGGAGGAGGAAAAGGGAGAAATCGAGGAAAGCATTAACGACACGAGAAGCGTTGGGACTCGAGTTCCGGAGGTGGAGATCCATGTGTTCAGGCGTGGCAAGGGTCCAATCGAGGTGTTGAAGTCGAAGCTAGTAGGGTATGAACAAGACCAGCTCGACGTCCGTGACATCCTCGACAAATACAGCTTCAAATCCATCTTCGCCTTCAATCccaatccaaatccaaatcccgCTGGTTCCTGCGGCCGTGGCCTCGCCATCCGCTT
This genomic stretch from Castanea sativa cultivar Marrone di Chiusa Pesio chromosome 1, ASM4071231v1 harbors:
- the LOC142622823 gene encoding uncharacterized protein LOC142622823 — protein: MSQMEKTEEEEKGEIEESINDTRSVGTRVPEVEIHVFRRGKGPIEVLKSKLVGYEQDQLDVRDILDKYSFKSIFAFNPNPNPNPAGSCGRGLAIRFNSRNGRSILTYRDGSTIYIDGEPKDSLIKPVTKILIGVSVITIFITLVLKETPAWIEKFNIFGGSFPPWILACVVIVFTRMRKRTKDLLKKYGW